The DNA sequence ATCCGGCCGGGGCCCGCCTGCATCCGTTCGATCGGAGCGGTGGTGTCGGCCTGGGCCGGGACGACCGCGAGGGGACCGGTGAGGGATCCGATGACCGCGGCGGGCACTCCGATCTGCAGGTATCGAGCGCGACGGCGTGCGAGTGGCTGTCTCAAGGCTTCCCCCTTGTTCGGCGTCTGCCTACGCTGACACGCGAGTAAACAGAAGTCAACAGAAGTGACGCATGTGACGGAAGTGATTCAGGCGGGGCGCGAGCGATCGATCCGAGGAGATGAGATAGTGAACAGCGTGTCTGAGCAGTCTGAGAACCACCTTCCCGAGAACGGCGCCACCCCGACCGAGTGGCTGACGATGCCCGACCTGGTCGAAGTGCTCGGTGAGCCGCTCGGCCGCGTCCGTCGCCTCATCGACGAGCACTACCTCATCGGGTCGCGTCGATCGGGCGTCTTCGCGGTGCCGTCCGTCTTCATTGTCGACGGCCACCCGCTCTCGTCCCTGCGCGGGACCGTCATCGCACTGCAGGACGCGGGCTTCACCGACGACGAGGTCGTCGACTGGCTGCTCGCCGACGAGGAGACGCTGGGCCGCTCGCCGATCGCCGCGCTGCTCGCCGGCCACAAGAGCGAGGTCCGTCGCATCGCGCGCACCCTCGCCTGATCGATCGGCGGTGTGAGGTCGCCGGATCCGGGTTCAGGCTGCGCGCACGGTCGCTGCGCGGGCGAGATCGCGCAGGTCTCCGACGGCTGCGTTGTCGAGGCGAGC is a window from the Microbacterium sp. LWO14-1.2 genome containing:
- a CDS encoding Rv2175c family DNA-binding protein, coding for MSEQSENHLPENGATPTEWLTMPDLVEVLGEPLGRVRRLIDEHYLIGSRRSGVFAVPSVFIVDGHPLSSLRGTVIALQDAGFTDDEVVDWLLADEETLGRSPIAALLAGHKSEVRRIARTLA